Proteins from one Microcoleus sp. bin38.metabat.b11b12b14.051 genomic window:
- a CDS encoding mercuric reductase: protein MSQSKVDRIIVHPMDEYNQKLVSYLGPPDWVNPQPASSYNLVVIGAGPAGLIVAAGAAGLGAKVALIEKHLMGGDCLNVGCVPSKAMIRSARAVGDIWNASKFGVKVSESPEVDFAAVMERMRRIRAGISDVDSVDRYQHTLGVDVFLGYGSFTSNNTIEVAGKTLKFKKAVIATGGRARKPQISGLQEAGYLTNETVFSLTERPQRLAVIGGGAIGCELAQIMRRLGSEVILLHKNAHILDKEDVDAATIVQQAFVREDIQLILESKIDRVEQTNAGKVVYYQSQGKAASVTVDEIIVSVGRSPNVEGLNLETVGVEYDTEKGVFVNDNLQTTNPRIYAAGDICMSHKFTHAADFAARMVIQNTLFFGRKKLSALTIPWCTYTDPEVAHVGMGDRELQAQGIDVDTFLIPFNKVDRAILDGEEEGFVKIHVKKGSDKILGGTIVARHAGDMIGEITLAMVNNIGLGKIASVIHPYPTQAEAIRKAADAYNRTRLTPFVKDLFNKWLAWTR from the coding sequence ATGTCGCAGTCAAAAGTCGATCGCATAATAGTTCATCCGATGGACGAATATAACCAAAAATTAGTCTCTTATTTGGGGCCGCCCGATTGGGTAAATCCCCAGCCGGCTAGCAGTTACAACTTAGTAGTCATTGGTGCAGGCCCCGCTGGATTAATTGTGGCCGCAGGTGCCGCTGGTTTGGGTGCAAAAGTTGCTTTAATTGAAAAACATTTGATGGGCGGCGACTGTTTAAATGTCGGTTGTGTGCCCTCAAAAGCCATGATTCGATCGGCCCGCGCTGTCGGCGATATCTGGAATGCGAGTAAATTTGGTGTTAAGGTTTCTGAGAGTCCCGAAGTAGATTTTGCCGCAGTCATGGAACGGATGCGCCGGATTAGGGCGGGTATCAGTGATGTCGATTCAGTCGATCGCTACCAACACACATTAGGAGTCGATGTCTTCTTAGGTTACGGCTCGTTTACTAGCAATAATACCATAGAAGTTGCAGGCAAAACTCTTAAATTTAAAAAAGCAGTAATTGCCACAGGTGGAAGGGCCAGAAAACCACAAATTTCCGGTTTACAAGAAGCTGGATATCTGACTAACGAAACAGTTTTTAGCCTCACAGAAAGACCTCAACGTTTAGCCGTAATTGGCGGTGGGGCGATCGGTTGCGAATTGGCTCAAATCATGCGGCGCTTGGGTTCTGAAGTTATATTGTTACACAAAAATGCTCATATTTTAGACAAGGAAGATGTTGATGCAGCCACAATTGTGCAGCAGGCTTTTGTCAGAGAAGATATTCAATTAATCCTAGAATCAAAAATAGACCGCGTTGAACAAACAAATGCAGGCAAAGTAGTTTATTATCAATCTCAAGGTAAGGCAGCATCGGTAACGGTAGATGAGATTATTGTCAGCGTAGGGCGATCGCCAAACGTGGAAGGATTGAATCTAGAAACAGTAGGCGTAGAATACGATACAGAAAAAGGCGTATTTGTCAACGACAACTTACAAACTACTAACCCCCGCATTTATGCAGCCGGCGACATTTGCATGAGTCACAAATTTACCCACGCTGCGGATTTTGCCGCGAGGATGGTGATTCAAAACACCCTGTTTTTCGGGCGCAAAAAGCTCAGCGCCTTGACGATACCTTGGTGTACCTACACCGATCCAGAGGTAGCGCACGTCGGAATGGGCGATCGCGAATTGCAAGCCCAAGGAATTGATGTCGATACATTTTTAATTCCTTTCAATAAAGTCGATCGGGCAATCCTTGACGGCGAAGAAGAAGGATTTGTCAAAATCCACGTTAAAAAAGGCAGCGATAAAATATTAGGTGGAACTATTGTAGCACGACACGCTGGCGATATGATCGGCGAGATTACATTAGCAATGGTTAACAATATTGGTTTGGGGAAAATTGCCAGCGTCATTCATCCGTATCCGACGCAAGCCGAAGCAATTCGGAAAGCGGCAGATGCTTACAATCGCACTCGCTTGACTCCGTTTGTGAAAGATTTGTTTAATAAATGGCTAGCTTGGACACGGTAG
- a CDS encoding YgiT-type zinc finger protein, which produces MFQCHVCSSTEAQENLVDEVFRVNGKLFVVEKIPATVCSRCGEVTFSMERAERVRKMVNGDSKPVEVDVFAY; this is translated from the coding sequence ATGTTTCAGTGTCATGTTTGCAGTTCCACAGAGGCACAAGAAAATCTGGTTGATGAAGTGTTTCGAGTTAATGGTAAACTGTTTGTTGTCGAGAAAATTCCAGCTACGGTTTGTTCGCGCTGCGGTGAAGTAACTTTTAGTATGGAGAGGGCCGAAAGAGTCCGCAAAATGGTAAATGGAGATAGCAAACCTGTCGAAGTGGATGTTTTTGCTTATTGA
- a CDS encoding AAA family ATPase produces the protein MKRVIVLVGLPASGKSQFARELLLSEPARWVRSNKDLLREMAHASHWSPANEKFIVQLRDTIILMALESGKHVIVDDTNFGPHIEHIKQLVKGQAVVEVNDSFLQVSVEECIKRDLKRPNSVGKDVIMKMYNQYVRVQVAPPEYNPDLPDAILVDMDGTLALLNGRNPFDASKCDRDLPNQPVLDTIRKWQSSVNIIVVSGRTDDCKPQTEQWLRQYEVNYAGLYMRKTGDMRKDAIMKEEIYQQQIAGQYNVKFVLDDRQQVVDMWRSLGLTVFQVDEGDF, from the coding sequence ATGAAAAGAGTTATTGTACTTGTCGGTTTACCTGCGTCGGGAAAATCTCAGTTTGCTAGGGAATTGCTGTTGTCTGAACCTGCAAGATGGGTGCGTAGTAATAAAGATTTACTCAGAGAAATGGCTCACGCTTCCCATTGGTCGCCTGCGAATGAAAAGTTTATTGTACAGTTGAGAGATACGATTATTTTGATGGCGTTGGAAAGCGGCAAACACGTCATTGTTGATGATACTAATTTTGGGCCGCATATCGAACATATTAAACAGTTAGTCAAAGGTCAAGCTGTTGTCGAAGTTAATGATTCTTTCCTGCAAGTTTCGGTGGAAGAATGTATTAAACGCGATTTGAAAAGACCTAATTCTGTGGGCAAAGATGTGATAATGAAGATGTACAATCAGTACGTGCGGGTTCAGGTTGCGCCGCCGGAATATAACCCGGATTTGCCGGATGCAATTCTTGTCGATATGGACGGTACGCTGGCACTTCTTAATGGTAGAAATCCTTTTGATGCTTCAAAGTGCGATCGCGATTTACCGAATCAGCCTGTGTTAGATACCATCCGCAAGTGGCAGTCTAGCGTTAATATTATCGTAGTATCGGGTAGAACCGATGACTGTAAACCTCAGACTGAACAATGGTTGCGGCAATACGAGGTCAATTATGCAGGCCTCTATATGCGGAAAACTGGGGATATGAGGAAGGATGCGATTATGAAGGAGGAAATCTATCAGCAGCAGATTGCAGGACAATATAATGTTAAGTTTGTATTGGACGATCGCCAGCAAGTCGTTGATATGTGGCGATCGTTGGGATTGACTGTTTTTCAAGTAGATGAAGGGGATTTTTAA
- a CDS encoding helix-turn-helix domain-containing protein: MLGFHQEFLPPQPMTPTEQFSQAAQHWDLETLYTDLASAKGKRLTPVEKLHLRGLLCGYSPGEMAEKLGKDAKGVESDLCASVYKYVKGLIGKCNEKIGNWRNIAEWLEEAGYKTKSPAKFPIPDGLSEDSKVNVSNIKFENNQITIDVFLQITVPLPSDILIQNLDINDNNAN; the protein is encoded by the coding sequence ATGTTAGGATTCCATCAGGAATTTTTGCCCCCTCAACCTATGACACCCACAGAGCAATTCAGCCAAGCCGCCCAGCATTGGGACTTGGAAACTCTCTACACAGACTTGGCCTCGGCTAAGGGAAAACGACTCACCCCTGTTGAGAAGCTACACTTGCGGGGGTTACTTTGTGGCTACAGTCCCGGTGAAATGGCCGAAAAGCTGGGGAAGGATGCTAAAGGCGTTGAAAGTGACCTCTGCGCTAGTGTCTATAAGTATGTTAAAGGTCTGATTGGTAAATGTAATGAAAAGATTGGTAACTGGAGAAATATTGCTGAATGGCTTGAGGAAGCTGGATATAAAACTAAGTCACCTGCTAAATTCCCTATTCCAGACGGTTTATCTGAAGATAGTAAAGTTAATGTAAGCAATATAAAGTTTGAGAATAATCAGATAACAATTGATGTTTTCCTACAAATAACTGTACCGCTACCTTCAGATATTTTAATACAAAATCTAGACATCAACGATAACAACGCTAACTAA
- a CDS encoding Uma2 family endonuclease, with protein MIAIPQAPQKMTFEEYLEWEAQQDIRYEYVNGEVFGMTGGTIPHNDLALNFYTAVRPHLRSRGCRANVSDVKLQVSPRSRYYYPDVIVSCDPEDMNARKFIQHPKLIVEVLSPGTSSKDRDEKFTAYLKIPTLQEYILIDSEKISVERYCRGEGRMWLYYSYSAGEIVTLSSIEFELPIALLYEGVTFEIETET; from the coding sequence ATGATAGCTATTCCCCAAGCCCCCCAAAAAATGACCTTCGAGGAATATCTCGAATGGGAAGCCCAACAAGACATTCGCTACGAATATGTCAACGGCGAAGTCTTTGGTATGACTGGTGGTACAATTCCCCATAACGATCTTGCACTTAACTTTTATACTGCTGTGCGCCCTCATTTGCGATCGAGAGGTTGTCGGGCTAATGTGTCAGATGTGAAATTGCAAGTTAGTCCTCGCAGCCGTTACTATTACCCGGATGTGATAGTCAGTTGCGATCCTGAAGATATGAATGCGCGCAAGTTTATTCAACATCCGAAACTAATTGTGGAAGTTCTATCGCCCGGTACAAGTAGTAAGGATCGAGATGAAAAATTTACTGCTTACCTGAAAATTCCGACTTTACAAGAGTACATCTTGATTGATTCTGAAAAAATCTCCGTTGAACGTTACTGTCGGGGAGAGGGTAGAATGTGGCTTTACTATTCTTATAGTGCTGGAGAGATTGTAACTTTGTCAAGTATTGAATTTGAGTTGCCGATCGCACTTTTGTATGAAGGTGTTACTTTTGAGATAGAAACCGAAACATAA
- a CDS encoding cysteine peptidase family C39 domain-containing protein codes for MEIVVTLLLGSALFIWGMRLGRALVRSGVTAKDLFKGRNSIALLFLGFYFGLLLLALNLPQMPVLPIEWRVHGMRVTWTLLRVMLMGVCGIGFSISWLTARSQVIAVILICLLGLGGFTGAEAYFLAPIYADLIDNLQPNRVFRQSSSSSCAPAALATVLRRWGMDATESSVARLAGTSRLGTSMPQLIVAARALGVSAVEVRPTWEQIQQINRPGILAVLLLGGGRKLPHAVALLAMNDSVAVIGDPAWGRIFYLDRPTFAKMWREEYLPIFRSTDILLSDKQAIDYLSKLGYKSGDLKADIERFQADKKMKVSGKLDRMTELMLSGQFLEGVPRLDGK; via the coding sequence ATGGAAATAGTGGTAACGCTGCTGCTGGGTTCGGCGCTGTTTATCTGGGGAATGCGGTTGGGAAGGGCGTTAGTGCGATCGGGTGTGACGGCTAAGGATCTGTTTAAGGGCCGAAATTCGATCGCGCTGCTGTTTTTGGGTTTCTACTTTGGGTTGCTGCTGCTGGCGTTAAATCTGCCTCAAATGCCTGTTTTGCCGATCGAGTGGCGCGTGCACGGGATGCGAGTTACTTGGACTCTGCTGCGGGTGATGCTGATGGGAGTCTGCGGGATTGGGTTTAGCATAAGTTGGCTGACGGCGCGATCGCAAGTAATCGCAGTAATCTTAATTTGCTTGCTGGGATTGGGCGGATTTACGGGCGCTGAAGCCTATTTTCTAGCGCCAATTTACGCTGATTTAATCGATAATTTGCAACCAAACCGTGTGTTTCGGCAAAGTTCTAGCAGTAGTTGTGCGCCGGCGGCGCTAGCAACTGTATTGAGGCGTTGGGGAATGGATGCGACGGAATCGAGTGTGGCGCGTTTGGCGGGTACGAGTCGTTTGGGTACTTCGATGCCACAATTGATTGTAGCAGCGAGGGCTTTGGGTGTCAGTGCGGTGGAAGTGCGGCCGACTTGGGAACAAATCCAGCAAATCAATCGCCCCGGAATATTGGCGGTTTTGCTGCTTGGTGGGGGGAGAAAGCTGCCCCACGCGGTGGCTTTGCTGGCGATGAATGACAGTGTAGCTGTTATTGGAGACCCGGCGTGGGGGAGGATTTTTTATTTAGACAGGCCAACTTTTGCGAAGATGTGGCGGGAGGAATACTTGCCGATTTTTCGATCGACAGATATCTTGTTGAGTGACAAACAGGCGATCGATTATTTGAGTAAATTAGGATATAAAAGTGGCGATTTAAAAGCAGATATCGAGCGCTTTCAAGCTGATAAAAAAATGAAAGTTAGCGGCAAGTTAGATCGAATGACTGAATTAATGTTGAGCGGTCAATTTTTGGAGGGCGTGCCGAGATTGGATGGCAAATAG
- a CDS encoding T4 RnlA family RNA ligase, with the protein MELQEYLRQHGLETLCETYHIKVTRHRQYPDLVCLKYSQIESPMGEKIVQQCRGIILDSSQNWQIVSYPYDKFFNYGEGHAATIDWSQAKVYEKLDGSLTVLYFYNGEWRVQSSGTPDAAGEVNGFGFSFAELFWKVWQELGYKFPAETDQCYIFELMTPYNRIVVQQANNQIVLHGVRNIQTLLETDPSISAHKYGWELVASYPLTSWKEVIEASQHLDPMNSEGYIICDANFNRVKVKSPQYVAISHLREGFSTRRMIEIIVTNEGEEFLAYFPEWTELYQKVKDKYNCLVAEIEEVYREHEQIEVQKDFAFAVKHLPYSGILFSLRARRVAGVKEALRDVTIHKIEELLGLDYINLGL; encoded by the coding sequence GTGGAACTACAAGAGTATTTGCGCCAGCACGGATTAGAAACTTTGTGCGAAACTTATCATATCAAAGTTACCCGCCACCGCCAATATCCCGATCTAGTCTGTCTCAAATACTCGCAGATAGAATCTCCGATGGGCGAAAAAATAGTCCAACAGTGTCGGGGTATTATTTTAGATTCATCTCAAAACTGGCAGATTGTTTCTTATCCCTACGACAAATTTTTTAACTACGGGGAAGGCCACGCGGCTACAATTGATTGGAGTCAAGCCAAAGTTTACGAAAAACTAGACGGTTCTCTGACTGTACTGTATTTTTATAACGGAGAATGGAGAGTGCAATCTAGCGGCACTCCCGACGCAGCCGGAGAAGTTAACGGTTTTGGATTCAGCTTTGCCGAACTTTTTTGGAAAGTCTGGCAAGAATTGGGATATAAATTTCCAGCCGAAACTGACCAGTGTTATATCTTTGAGTTGATGACTCCTTATAATAGAATAGTTGTGCAGCAAGCCAACAATCAAATTGTGCTGCATGGCGTTCGGAATATTCAAACTCTGCTAGAAACCGACCCCAGTATTTCGGCTCATAAATATGGTTGGGAATTGGTAGCATCTTATCCCTTAACTAGCTGGAAAGAAGTTATCGAAGCTTCTCAACATTTAGATCCGATGAATTCGGAAGGGTATATTATTTGTGATGCTAACTTCAATCGAGTTAAAGTAAAGTCTCCGCAATATGTGGCGATTTCTCATCTGCGGGAGGGGTTTTCGACTCGCCGGATGATAGAGATTATTGTGACTAATGAAGGAGAAGAATTTTTAGCATATTTTCCTGAGTGGACTGAATTGTATCAAAAGGTCAAGGATAAATATAACTGTTTGGTTGCAGAAATTGAGGAGGTTTATCGGGAACACGAACAGATTGAAGTGCAGAAAGATTTTGCTTTTGCTGTGAAACATTTGCCGTATTCGGGGATTTTGTTTTCTTTGCGGGCTCGCAGGGTTGCGGGAGTAAAAGAAGCTCTCCGCGATGTTACAATCCACAAGATAGAGGAGTTATTAGGTTTGGATTACATCAATTTAGGACTTTAG
- a CDS encoding type II toxin-antitoxin system mRNA interferase toxin, RelE/StbE family, producing the protein MRRLLLTPKFKREFRKFVRRNADLQQRIEEIIQQMEVDVFFPALGTHKLSGKLDGFQSCSCGYDCRIVFSIEQDIETDSEVIILLDIGTHDEVY; encoded by the coding sequence ATGAGACGACTGCTTTTAACACCTAAATTCAAACGGGAATTCCGAAAATTTGTGAGGAGAAATGCTGACCTCCAGCAGCGTATTGAAGAGATTATTCAACAAATGGAAGTAGACGTATTTTTCCCAGCCTTGGGTACTCACAAACTCAGTGGTAAACTTGACGGTTTTCAGTCTTGTTCTTGTGGCTATGATTGTCGTATTGTCTTCTCTATCGAACAAGATATTGAAACCGACAGTGAGGTCATTATTTTGCTAGACATCGGAACACATGATGAAGTTTATTAG
- a CDS encoding DUF433 domain-containing protein: MTIKEQLLQTIETLPDDLLAATLKFVQTLQHPIQKTPGICGCAARIRDTRIPVWTIVAYQLQGANESELLYNYPGLTLQDLQAVTNYYESNREEIELWLAENK, translated from the coding sequence ATGACCATCAAAGAACAACTTCTCCAAACCATTGAAACACTGCCTGATGACTTGCTCGCAGCAACCCTGAAATTCGTCCAAACCCTTCAGCATCCCATTCAAAAAACTCCAGGAATTTGTGGCTGTGCAGCGCGAATTCGCGATACCCGCATTCCCGTCTGGACGATTGTTGCTTATCAACTACAGGGCGCAAATGAATCCGAACTTCTCTACAATTATCCAGGACTCACCCTTCAAGATTTGCAAGCGGTGACGAACTATTACGAAAGCAATCGAGAAGAAATCGAGCTGTGGCTTGCTGAAAATAAGTAA
- a CDS encoding TVP38/TMEM64 family protein produces the protein MAQPPNQLSTRDVFKGRLLFLSIALLLPLLIVATRSAYVQGLLRAVLIQIEHLGVWGPIAFIATYNFATILFIPGSVLTLGGGVLFGLWWGSVYVLIAATLGATFAFLIGRYLSRDRVVKYMEAHPKFKALDRAVSKEGLKIVFLTRLCPLLPFNLLNYALGITQVSLKDYILGSFGMIPGTVMYVYSGSLVGDIATIGSATASTNPQAETVKWLINIISFTAAVGVTFFLSRIARKALDETV, from the coding sequence ATGGCACAACCACCTAATCAACTTTCTACTAGGGATGTTTTTAAAGGCAGATTGTTGTTTTTGTCGATCGCCCTTTTGCTCCCTCTGTTAATTGTAGCAACTAGATCGGCCTACGTTCAAGGACTGTTAAGAGCTGTTTTAATCCAAATCGAGCATTTAGGTGTCTGGGGCCCGATCGCATTTATCGCAACCTACAACTTCGCCACCATACTATTTATACCCGGTTCCGTGCTGACCTTGGGAGGCGGAGTGCTGTTTGGGCTGTGGTGGGGTTCGGTTTACGTGTTAATCGCCGCCACCTTAGGGGCGACCTTTGCTTTTCTGATCGGGCGATACCTGTCGCGCGATCGCGTGGTAAAATATATGGAGGCTCACCCCAAGTTCAAAGCACTCGATCGCGCCGTTTCTAAAGAAGGATTAAAAATAGTTTTTTTGACTCGTCTGTGCCCTTTACTTCCATTCAATTTATTAAATTACGCCTTGGGAATTACCCAAGTTTCTTTGAAAGATTACATTTTAGGTTCCTTCGGGATGATTCCTGGGACTGTGATGTATGTTTATTCTGGTTCCTTGGTAGGAGATATTGCGACTATTGGATCAGCAACAGCCTCGACAAATCCCCAAGCCGAAACAGTCAAATGGTTGATTAATATCATCAGTTTTACGGCTGCTGTTGGCGTTACTTTCTTTCTTTCTCGGATTGCTCGCAAGGCTTTGGATGAAACTGTTTAA
- a CDS encoding DUF5615 family PIN-like protein — MDENVNPVYINQLRRRESDLIIRAVGEPDTPGKGTLDPEILIWCEVHNFVLLTNNRKSMPVHLADHIAQGCHIPGIFIFNPDMGIGETLDELIVIAGGSFDGEYQDQIIHLPIP, encoded by the coding sequence ATGGATGAAAACGTTAATCCCGTTTATATTAACCAACTGCGGCGGCGGGAATCAGATTTGATAATTCGGGCTGTGGGAGAACCCGATACTCCTGGCAAAGGTACGTTAGATCCAGAAATCCTAATATGGTGTGAAGTGCATAACTTTGTGCTGCTGACTAATAACCGCAAGTCAATGCCGGTACACTTGGCGGATCACATTGCTCAAGGTTGCCACATACCCGGTATTTTTATCTTCAACCCCGATATGGGTATTGGGGAGACACTGGACGAGTTGATTGTGATTGCTGGAGGTTCTTTTGATGGGGAATATCAAGACCAAATTATTCACTTGCCAATTCCTTGA
- a CDS encoding DUF5615 family PIN-like protein — MLKFYSNENFPIAMVDLLRSHGYDVLRSYQTGQANQKIPDDEVLMYAINAGRVVITENRQDFINLHSTASNHAGIIICKADRDYAGKVQVLHDFFTQDTQPMENRLLRVMKQNLKGSQQTFILQEYPKSS, encoded by the coding sequence ATGCTAAAGTTTTACTCAAATGAAAACTTCCCGATCGCAATGGTTGATTTACTGCGATCGCATGGTTATGATGTCTTGAGATCCTATCAAACCGGACAAGCTAATCAAAAAATTCCAGATGATGAAGTCTTGATGTACGCAATAAATGCAGGGCGTGTAGTCATTACAGAAAATCGTCAAGATTTCATTAATCTCCACTCTACAGCCTCAAATCACGCAGGAATTATAATTTGTAAAGCCGATCGAGATTATGCAGGTAAAGTGCAGGTACTCCACGACTTTTTCACTCAAGATACACAGCCGATGGAGAATCGTCTGCTTCGGGTGATGAAACAAAATCTTAAAGGTAGCCAACAGACATTTATACTTCAGGAATACCCAAAATCTTCTTAA
- a CDS encoding isochorismatase, protein MTAKMQLPIPEHFDATKISKVWRVPYQQLAAEAKNWAKQHSIKPASSDKKQICLLIIDAQNTFCIPEFELFVGGRSGSGAVDDNLRLCEFIYRNLNVITTIAPTMDTHTAMQIFHPIFWINDAGEHPVPAATLITLEDVQQGIWKVNPAVADNIAKGEYLALQRQCLHYVQKLSDNGKFPLTIWPYHSMLGGIGHALVSAVEEAIFFHNMVRNSQALFEIKGSNPLTENYSVLQPEVLDSPDGFAIDKKNAELIDKLLNFDAVIIAGQAKSHCVAWTIDDLLTEILARDPQLARKVYLLEDCTSPVVVPGVVDFTEQADVAFQRFAQAGMNLVKSTQEMDSWVIGVGG, encoded by the coding sequence ATGACAGCAAAAATGCAACTCCCAATCCCTGAGCATTTCGACGCCACAAAAATCAGCAAAGTCTGGCGAGTGCCCTATCAACAACTGGCCGCTGAAGCAAAAAACTGGGCAAAGCAACACAGCATTAAGCCTGCATCTAGCGACAAAAAACAGATTTGTTTGCTAATAATCGATGCTCAAAATACATTTTGTATTCCAGAATTTGAACTGTTTGTTGGCGGGCGTTCCGGTAGCGGCGCTGTTGATGATAATCTCCGGCTGTGCGAATTTATCTACCGCAACTTAAACGTAATTACCACCATTGCGCCGACAATGGATACGCACACCGCAATGCAAATTTTTCATCCAATTTTTTGGATCAATGATGCAGGCGAACATCCAGTACCGGCTGCGACATTAATTACTTTAGAAGATGTACAACAAGGAATCTGGAAAGTCAACCCAGCCGTCGCTGACAATATAGCTAAAGGCGAGTATTTAGCACTGCAAAGACAATGCCTCCACTACGTACAGAAACTTAGCGATAACGGGAAATTTCCCCTAACCATTTGGCCCTATCACTCGATGCTGGGCGGCATTGGACACGCCTTAGTTTCCGCTGTGGAAGAAGCGATATTTTTTCATAATATGGTGCGGAATAGTCAAGCACTTTTTGAGATTAAAGGTAGCAATCCTTTAACTGAAAACTATTCGGTTTTGCAGCCAGAAGTCTTAGACAGCCCAGACGGGTTTGCTATTGATAAAAAGAATGCTGAGTTGATTGATAAGTTGCTCAACTTTGATGCGGTGATTATTGCGGGACAAGCGAAGAGTCACTGCGTTGCTTGGACGATTGATGATTTGCTAACGGAAATTTTGGCGCGAGATCCGCAGTTGGCTAGGAAGGTTTATTTGTTGGAAGATTGCACTTCGCCGGTGGTTGTTCCGGGTGTTGTTGATTTTACGGAACAAGCAGATGTGGCTTTTCAAAGATTCGCGCAGGCGGGTATGAATTTGGTTAAATCTACTCAGGAAATGGATAGTTGGGTAATAGGAGTCGGCGGTTGA
- a CDS encoding DUF433 domain-containing protein — MQLEEYFNFLAPDDIRLKDSRIGIETILYEYIYRARTPEEIANIYTSLSLEQVYATILYYLHHKEAVSNYIADWLEWGRRMREEQQRNPSPAVRKLMQLKAESKKAKDAQISHG, encoded by the coding sequence GTGCAACTAGAAGAATACTTCAACTTTCTAGCACCTGATGACATTCGCTTGAAAGATTCGCGAATTGGAATTGAAACTATCCTGTACGAGTACATTTATCGTGCTCGAACCCCAGAGGAAATTGCCAATATTTACACTTCACTGAGTCTCGAACAAGTTTATGCCACCATTCTGTATTATCTTCACCACAAAGAAGCTGTTAGCAATTACATCGCTGACTGGTTGGAATGGGGACGCAGAATGCGAGAGGAACAGCAGCGAAACCCGTCGCCTGCGGTGCGGAAACTGATGCAGTTAAAGGCAGAAAGTAAGAAGGCGAAAGATGCTCAAATATCTCATGGATGA